The Raoultibacter phocaeensis genome includes a window with the following:
- a CDS encoding phosphonate C-P lyase system protein PhnL, whose protein sequence is MTALAEAVAVATQGRALREAAGLPEEHAGRRQAADDSVPLLKISGLAKSFTLHAVDRHIRGCADIDLTIMPGEFVGITGKSGSGKSTILRCIYRTNLPESGSILYDSAAFGRLDLAQATQRQVIYLRTHEIGYVSQFLSVLPRRSAYDIVMQSAIETYGCNAQAKCRRETEAMLHHFDIGEDLWDVYPRTFSGGEKLRLNIAAAMIKEPRLLLLDEPTASLDNASKVKVRELIERLKDRGTTMLGIFHDLEFMEGLCDKEFNMQEGAMV, encoded by the coding sequence ATGACGGCGCTTGCGGAGGCGGTGGCGGTCGCAACGCAAGGCCGGGCTTTGCGGGAGGCCGCAGGTTTGCCCGAAGAACATGCGGGCAGAAGACAGGCGGCAGACGATTCGGTTCCGCTGCTCAAAATCAGCGGGCTTGCCAAATCCTTCACGCTCCATGCGGTTGATCGGCACATCAGGGGATGCGCCGACATCGATTTGACCATCATGCCGGGCGAGTTCGTCGGCATTACGGGCAAGAGCGGCAGCGGAAAATCGACGATCCTGCGCTGCATCTACCGGACGAACCTGCCCGAATCGGGGTCGATCCTCTACGATTCCGCAGCGTTTGGCAGGCTCGATTTGGCCCAGGCGACGCAGCGGCAGGTGATCTATCTGCGAACCCATGAAATCGGATACGTATCGCAGTTTTTAAGCGTGCTGCCGAGACGCAGCGCCTATGATATCGTGATGCAGAGCGCGATCGAGACGTACGGGTGCAACGCCCAGGCGAAGTGCCGCCGCGAGACCGAAGCGATGCTGCACCATTTCGACATCGGCGAAGATCTGTGGGACGTGTATCCGCGGACGTTCTCGGGCGGCGAGAAGCTCAGGCTCAACATAGCGGCGGCGATGATCAAGGAGCCGCGGCTGCTTTTGCTCGACGAGCCGACCGCTTCGCTCGACAACGCATCGAAGGTAAAGGTGCGCGAGCTCATCGAGCGGCTGAAGGATCGGGGCACGACCATGCTCGGCATCTTCCACGACCTCGAATTCATGGAAGGCCTGTGCGACAAGGAGTTCAATATGCAGGAAGGTGCGATGGTATGA
- a CDS encoding PHP domain-containing protein, translated as MNAHAGASETEELLTYLERANSATICADLHVHTTVSDGSDTFSEVLAQAAMRHITHVAFTNHDTTCGLDAAIDLGEAYGVEVIGGVEISAWDAARKRKVHVLGLGLTSASPAVEALCAPVLKRRSENSQWQLDRMLEAGYAVDADRVHEHALASTALYKQHLMAALTSEPYGSDAYQTLYRMLFKGSGICARDIEYVDACDAVAAIVEDGGVAVLAHPGQLDSYAIADDLVACGLRGIEKYHPDHGLKDWAACAMLADRYDLVCTGGSDYHGRFGRIPHLGFRG; from the coding sequence ATGAACGCGCATGCGGGCGCTTCGGAAACCGAAGAGTTGCTCACCTACCTCGAGCGCGCGAATTCGGCGACGATCTGCGCCGATCTTCACGTGCACACGACGGTATCGGACGGCTCGGATACGTTTTCCGAAGTGCTCGCTCAGGCGGCGATGCGCCATATTACGCATGTCGCGTTCACAAACCACGACACCACGTGCGGTCTCGACGCTGCGATCGATCTCGGCGAAGCGTACGGTGTCGAGGTGATCGGCGGCGTGGAGATAAGCGCATGGGATGCAGCGCGCAAGCGCAAGGTGCACGTGCTCGGTTTGGGGCTTACAAGCGCCTCGCCCGCTGTCGAGGCGCTCTGCGCTCCCGTGCTGAAACGGCGCAGCGAGAATTCGCAGTGGCAGCTCGATCGCATGCTCGAGGCTGGGTATGCCGTCGATGCCGATCGGGTCCATGAGCACGCGCTCGCTTCGACGGCACTCTACAAGCAGCATCTCATGGCAGCGCTTACGAGCGAGCCGTACGGATCGGATGCATACCAGACGCTGTACCGCATGCTTTTCAAGGGCAGCGGCATTTGCGCGCGCGACATCGAGTACGTAGATGCATGCGATGCCGTAGCTGCGATCGTGGAAGACGGTGGCGTTGCCGTGCTCGCACATCCCGGCCAGCTCGACAGCTATGCCATCGCCGACGACCTCGTAGCGTGCGGGTTGCGCGGTATCGAGAAGTACCATCCCGATCACGGGCTGAAAGATTGGGCTGCGTGCGCGATGCTGGCCGACCGCTACGATCTCGTGTGCACGGGTGGATCAGACTACCACGGCCGCTTCGGCAGGATACCGCACCTTGGGTTTCGGGGATAG
- a CDS encoding type II toxin-antitoxin system VapC family toxin, with protein sequence MIVLDCSAAVEMVRGTALGLGFRCLLLKNEHVVASDMFRAEARNAFWKYVRVGLLPIEQAETLIGKALALVDEFVPLEENAAESFAEAVRQDHPVYDLFYATLARRNAATLFSADKKLVALCERMGINCVCEVEF encoded by the coding sequence ATGATCGTCTTAGATTGCAGCGCAGCGGTGGAGATGGTGCGAGGTACGGCGCTCGGCCTCGGATTCCGTTGCTTGCTTCTGAAAAACGAGCACGTTGTCGCATCTGATATGTTTCGCGCAGAAGCGCGCAATGCGTTTTGGAAATACGTGCGCGTAGGGTTGCTGCCCATCGAACAGGCTGAAACTCTCATTGGGAAAGCTCTTGCCCTCGTAGACGAATTCGTCCCCCTCGAAGAAAACGCTGCGGAGTCGTTCGCCGAAGCCGTTCGGCAGGATCATCCGGTGTACGATCTGTTCTACGCAACGCTTGCCCGCCGCAATGCGGCCACGTTGTTCTCTGCTGACAAAAAGCTTGTTGCCCTCTGCGAGCGGATGGGTATCAACTGCGTGTGCGAGGTGGAGTTTTAG
- a CDS encoding exodeoxyribonuclease III, producing MRFVSWNVNGLRAVMKKGFEEIVAELNADIFALQETKLQAGQVELDLPGYHDFWSYAERKGYSGTAVFAKEEPLQSIHGLGMPYLDTEGRVVALEFPEFWFVDVYTPNAQNELARIDHRMEWDDAFREFCKGLELGSLPAGAQAAAPKPVVMCGDFNVAHQEIDLKNPGPNHGNAGFSDEERGKFTELIDAGFTDTFRHIHPDLTGAYSWWSYRFNARANNAGWRIDYFLVSDELVPHVRAATIYNEVFGSDHCPVALDLDI from the coding sequence ATGCGATTCGTGTCATGGAACGTCAACGGCTTGCGCGCCGTCATGAAAAAAGGCTTCGAAGAGATTGTAGCCGAGCTGAACGCCGATATCTTCGCATTGCAGGAAACGAAGCTGCAGGCGGGGCAGGTCGAGCTCGATTTGCCCGGGTACCACGATTTTTGGAGCTACGCCGAGCGCAAAGGGTATTCGGGCACGGCGGTGTTCGCTAAAGAGGAGCCGTTGCAGTCCATCCACGGGCTCGGCATGCCGTATCTCGATACCGAGGGCCGTGTGGTCGCACTCGAGTTCCCGGAATTCTGGTTCGTCGATGTCTACACCCCGAATGCCCAAAACGAACTCGCTCGCATCGATCACCGCATGGAGTGGGACGATGCGTTCCGCGAGTTCTGCAAAGGGCTGGAGCTCGGAAGCCTGCCTGCAGGTGCGCAGGCAGCCGCCCCGAAGCCCGTTGTCATGTGCGGCGATTTCAACGTAGCTCATCAGGAGATCGACCTCAAGAACCCCGGCCCCAACCACGGCAACGCCGGGTTCTCCGACGAGGAGCGCGGCAAGTTCACCGAGCTTATCGATGCGGGCTTCACCGATACGTTCCGCCACATCCATCCCGATCTTACGGGCGCATACTCATGGTGGAGCTATCGGTTCAACGCCCGCGCCAACAACGCGGGGTGGCGTATCGACTACTTTCTTGTGAGCGACGAACTCGTCCCTCACGTTCGGGCCGCCACCATCTACAACGAAGTGTTCGGAAGCGACCACTGCCCAGTCGCCCTCGATTTGGACATCTAG